A window from Telopea speciosissima isolate NSW1024214 ecotype Mountain lineage chromosome 8, Tspe_v1, whole genome shotgun sequence encodes these proteins:
- the LOC122670950 gene encoding adenylate kinase 4-like has product MAGSAANLEDIHSVDLMTELLRRMKCSTKPDKRLILVGPPGSGKGTQSPIIKEEYCLCHLATGDMLRAAVAAKTPLGIKAKEAMDKGQLVSDDLVVGIIDEAMKKPSCQKGFILDGFPRTVVQAEKLDEMLKKQGTKIDKVLNFAINDSLLEERITGRWVHPSSGRTYHTKYEPPRVPGVDDVTGEPLIQRKDDTAEVLKSRLEAFHRQTEPVIDYYVKKGIVALIPAEKPPKEVTTEVQKVLSS; this is encoded by the exons atggcgGGCTCAGCAGCGAACTTGGAGGATATCCATTCTGTAGATCTAATGACGGAACTTCTTCGCCGCATGAAATGCTCTACTAAACCCGACAAACGCCTCATACTTGTTG GTCCACCTGGATCTGGAAAAGGCACTCAGTCTCCAATCATTAAAGAGGAATACTGTTTGTGCCATTTGGCCACTGGTGATATGCTGAgagctgctgttgctgctaaAACTCCCCTTGGAATTAAGGCTAAAGAAGCTATGGATAAG GGACAACTTGTTTCTGATGACCTGGTTGTTGGGATCATTGATGAAGCAATGAAGAAGCCGTCGTGTCAGAAAGGTTTCATTCTTGATGGGTTCCCGAGGACAGTGGTACAAGCTGAAAAG CTTGATGAGATGCTTAAAAAGCAAGGAACCAAAATTGATAAGGTACTCAACTTTGCCATCAATGATTCGCTGTTGGAAGAGAGAATCACTGGTCGATGGGTTCATCCTTCAAGTGGTCGGACCTACCACACGAAATATGAACCCCCAAGAGTTCCTGGTGTTGATGAT GTCACTGGAGAGCCTTTGATTCAACGAAAAGATGATACTGCAGAAGTTCTCAAATCAAGGCTGGAGGCATTCCACAGGCAAACTGAACCG GTAATTGATTATTATGTGAAGAAGGGTATCGTTGCCCTCATCCCTGCGGAGAAACCCCCAAAAGAGGTCACTACTGAGGTTCAGAAGGTGCTTTCTTCATAG